From the genome of Strigops habroptila isolate Jane chromosome 17, bStrHab1.2.pri, whole genome shotgun sequence, one region includes:
- the C17H11orf52 gene encoding uncharacterized protein C11orf52 homolog isoform X1 — translation MGNLCSCGRPWKCPSPFKRKKEKQGTNVRHESQQHQPGRKAPTYEDVPEFPVYATVSKPRSVKQDESIHYADIQVFTKVRERSAAEVKNLQVQNATEYATLNFPRPRLKYDSKNGTLV, via the exons ATGGGCAATCTCTGCAGCTGCGGGCGACCGTG GAAGTGTCCTTcgccttttaaaagaaagaaagaaaagcaag gaacTAATGTGAGACATGAGAGCCAACAGCACCAGCCTGGCAGGAAG GCTCCAACGTATGAAGATGTCCCGGAGTTTCCTGTCTACGCCACTGTGAGTAAACCCAGGAGCGTGAAGCAGGATGAAAGCATTCATTACGCAGACATCCAAGTGTTCACCAAGGTCCGGGAGCGGTCTGCAGCAGAGGTGAAGAACTTACAAGTGCAGAATGCCACAGAGTATGCCACCCTCAACTTCCCCCGGCCCAGGCTGAAATATGACAGTAAGAATGGGACCCTGGTATAA
- the C17H11orf52 gene encoding uncharacterized protein C11orf52 homolog isoform X2: MEEGATWAISAAAGDRGTNVRHESQQHQPGRKAPTYEDVPEFPVYATVSKPRSVKQDESIHYADIQVFTKVRERSAAEVKNLQVQNATEYATLNFPRPRLKYDSKNGTLV; the protein is encoded by the exons ATGGAGGAGGGAGCGACATGGGCAATCTCTGCAGCTGCGGGCGACCGTG gaacTAATGTGAGACATGAGAGCCAACAGCACCAGCCTGGCAGGAAG GCTCCAACGTATGAAGATGTCCCGGAGTTTCCTGTCTACGCCACTGTGAGTAAACCCAGGAGCGTGAAGCAGGATGAAAGCATTCATTACGCAGACATCCAAGTGTTCACCAAGGTCCGGGAGCGGTCTGCAGCAGAGGTGAAGAACTTACAAGTGCAGAATGCCACAGAGTATGCCACCCTCAACTTCCCCCGGCCCAGGCTGAAATATGACAGTAAGAATGGGACCCTGGTATAA